ATCCCACCATTTATTCCTTGAATCATACCCAAGTTTGAGCTCTGAGCAGATAGCATATTTGGTGGGGCATCAATCCTACTAGAATGAGCAGGCATTTGAACAGCAGCATGCATATTTGGGTGCAACAATGATCCACCATTAGTAAATGCATTAGGCACACCATTAGTAAATGCATTAGGCAAACCGGAACCAATAGGGTGGTGGATATTTTCTGCCTTCACAGCTGGTCCTGTATGCTCTGGGCCATAGCAAGCTGAATTCTGGTGCACTGTCAAATAAAGTAACTATCAGTTGCCAATTTAATGAAAGTATGACATGCCATAACAAGCATGTGCTGGAAATGAAATTGTCCAAGGGAGTGATCAAGGAAGCATTAATTGAAGTGCCTTAACAGTCCTCAGGCCATCCAATAAATATGTAACAGACTAAAATATggcattttgaacaaaattagCCCAGCATTACAAAGGAAAGACCAAATTATGTCCACCTCCCCTCCTTTGCCCCCACCCAGCCCACCAAAAAATGCCAAATTCCCCATAATATGAAGTTGGCTACATGCCTGTAATTATATCACATGCTATGCTTACTTTTGTCACCAACTTGATCAACACTTATTCACAAAGCATTATCAACGCAAATAAAGTTGGCAATCATTTTTCAATAAGTTCCAATAATTAGCATATCAGTCTTTAGTTTGCATGTGCATATGGTGCATTCCATGCATAGTTTTACAATTGTTAGACATTCATCCTGTTGAAATATGATGTTATGGCATCTACACAACCAACAAGTAGTCctaattttatataaatcacTAGCAACTTCATTAATCTGGCATCCTGACTTCATGAGATGTTCtcttttagggaaaaaaaatcatttaatacATCAAGAATGGAGGCCTACATTTCAACAGAGTGCCAACTTCTAAAAAACGGTTCGCATACAAGTGCAGCATTTTCAGCTATGTAAGCAATCTCTGGATTATTGACCAATGTGGATTTATTAACAATAAGAAGCTCCTGTGTTCTATCTCAGAACTTTTTAAGGGTTTTGTTATAGTACAAACACTGGATCCTCTTGAAAAAGGTTGAGAAACTAcataatatttatcaaaatttagggggagagagagagagaaagtaataAGACCACTCAGCTATGATTTTTGAATATTAATCCCTCGTAAACAGCCAATCAACCTAACTAAGCTGCATTACTGCTCATGGTCCACACCAGATTAATGCAACAGTAAAACAATGATGAGATGTAAGTTCATGTGAGCTAAAATTAAAGTCACGGTTAGATTAGATAAAAATTGAAGATTATTCCACTCTCTCTATAGAATTTCTCACATCATTCTACTtcacacaaatattttttgataaatattctACTTCACACAAATTCTCAAGCTTATACAGCAAGAGCCATTTGATAATGGGCTAGCATTGAGTTTCTAGATATTTTGCTAAACCACATTTTAGGGCTTTAAGTTTTCCATGAGCCATACAAATCCCTAAGAAATGCAATCAAGAGATATACCATAACTGAAAATTACTGGTACAAAATGGTGGGTCAACATGaaccccttttccttttctccaGTCCACCTATGCAAGCCAAAACTAGAGGCTTTCAAGATTCAAAAGAATAGTCATAAATAAGACATTTAATTTGTCAGAATGTATTGTCTTTTGTGACACTTGCAAGCAATTTTAGTAGTGAAGGAAAAATTTTAGGGGCTGTCCCCGTTCCTCTAGatattattaagaaaatttaaggAAGTGAAAATGGGGTGATATTCTAGTAAACAAGTATAAAAgattgaccaaaataaaaagaactacAGAAGAAGCAGGGAAAATGAAATGTGCTAGGGATTAAAAACACTCTCTAGGCCAAACATAATATTCATCTCATAAGTGCAGCAAAGTGAAAAGGCTTCTCTATTTTCAAGTGACAGAGCAAACTGTATGTTATCCAAAGACAAAGATGCATAACCCACTTACATAGCAGCCATAAATTCCAGGAAAATGCTAAACAAATTTACTCCTGGGATTAATTTAATGACTAGTATTATGCAATTCAGGGCTGCTCAGGAACTGAGAGCAGTAAAATGCAACTTAGAACAACTAAACCTACAAGTAAAGCCGTCGGCCAAAATGGACTTCTAGGGATTATAGAAATAACCCTAGttactaaacttttttttttgataagtaaccctaactactaaacatAGAAAAGGTCTTACATGATGAGATATGAGATCCATTAGAGGTAGGCAGTGAAGCAACTCCACTTGATTGCATCTGACGCATTAACTGCACCTGTTGATCAAGCAACCTGTTGAATTCATTTATTTGTTGCTTCACCATCAATCTAAGATAATAAGCCCTGAAGAAATCTCGATTTTCTTCTTCTAGCTTCTGCCAAACTGAAAAGCAAACAAGATACTAAGTTTGTGAAGGGGAGAAGGGCACAGCAAATGCATAACGACTGTAAATAGAATTGGGTGGGTAAAAAAAGCATTcagaaatataaattttctttttatgaatcCACTAAAAACTGTGGGTGCATGGATCTGATTTCTCATCATTGATTCATAAATCGACAATACAAAAGCCTTATCTTGCTTGCTCttcttttgaaagaaattgCTTGAGCAGCTGCAACTGCACTGGGTTTATTTGTTTAAGTTGACTGGCAAGGAGAAGTTAGTATAAAGCTTTGGATGGAAAGCGCTGGGGAAAGATAAGATATTGGATTAGGTTGAAGGGCCGGGCAATCCTATATTTCTGAAGAAGTCGAGTGATAAGTTTGCAGTGGTTCATGACTCCTGATTGCAACAGGTTCGTTGATGACTCAATATCCAAGTAGGACAATGAGCAAAAAATTCTTTTAgatttcaaagttcaaacttaCTTGGTAACCATATAACACAATTACATGAGCTATGGTCATCTtgtaaattagaattaataatataaaagaaagccATAAAAGAAGCATGAATAGCAAGGTTTAGAATGCAAACTAAACGAGTTGTTTGGGCAATAGGCCAATGATACTTGATCAAAATTGGTCTTCGACATGCTAtaatttctccttttttcttccttaaaaaaagaaaaaagaaaattgaagctATGCAATTTAAGGagttaattttctaactcttctaaaattaacttaattatcaaaaaaattacactgtattaatttattatcatgcatttttttttttaaattttgagtatGCAAGAAATCTCCATATATTGCTTGTGCAAATAAAACCTACTCGTATCTGTTTCAGAAcacataaataaaatgaaaataatgacaaCTATCAAAAAAGTATCCATAATTACCAAGTTCTGTAAAACCAGGCTCTATTTTTGCCTGATCCAATAGAGTTTCCACAACCTCCTTCTGATTCATGTACAGTTGAAGACATCGCTCTATAAGATTTTGCACC
The DNA window shown above is from Quercus lobata isolate SW786 chromosome 7, ValleyOak3.0 Primary Assembly, whole genome shotgun sequence and carries:
- the LOC115952764 gene encoding uncharacterized protein LOC115952764 isoform X1 translates to MSSGSVRRVSRQDIQVVQNLIERCLQLYMNQKEVVETLLDQAKIEPGFTELVWQKLEEENRDFFRAYYLRLMVKQQINEFNRLLDQQVQLMRQMQSSGVASLPTSNGSHISSLHQNSACYGPEHTGPAVKAENIHHPIGSGLPNAFTNGVPNAFTNGGSLLHPNMHAAVQMPAHSSRIDAPPNMLSAQSSNLGMIQGINGGIIKSETGYSGSSSYMFGSDGNVLELRPTIGDASVASFPSVESNSQPLNEQILDMESSSFGYLGQIPRNFSLSDLAADFSQSSDILETYPRSPFLATDSESFLDSRDREHQDNKRLESISEGLSCEDFGSE
- the LOC115952764 gene encoding uncharacterized protein LOC115952764 isoform X2 codes for the protein MSSGSVRRVSRQDIQVVQNLIERCLQLYMNQKEVVETLLDQAKIEPGFTELVWQKLEEENRDFFRAYYLRLMVKQQINEFNRLLDQQVQLMRQMQSSGVASLPTSNGSHISSLHQNSACYGPEHTGPAVKAENIHHPIGSGLPNAFTNGVPNAFTNGGSLLHPNMHAAVQMPAHSSRIDAPPNMLSAQSSNLGMIQGINGGIIKSETGYSGSSSYMFGSDGNVLELRPTIGDASVASFPSVESNSQPLNEQILDMESSSFGYLGQIPRNFSLSDLAADFSQSSDILETYPRSPFLATDSESFLDSRDREHQGLTRTQG